A window from Exiguobacterium marinum DSM 16307 encodes these proteins:
- the adh gene encoding aldehyde dehydrogenase, translated as MIYEVPNSAGTKVQFKDRYDNFINGKWTAPAGGEYFENTSPVNGKVLCEVARSTKEDVELALDAAHAAKDDWGKTSVAERSIILNKIADRMEENLEMLAYAETWENGKAVRETLNADLPLAIDHFRYFAGVIRSQEGGISELDNDTVAYHFHEPLGVVAQIIPWNFPILMAVWKLAPALAAGNCVVLKPAEQTPSSIMVLMELIEDLLPPGVLNIINGFGLEAGKPLASSNRIDKVAFTGETTTGRLIMQYASQNIIPVTLELGGKSPNIFFADIMEADDDFFDKAIEGLVMFALNQGEVCTCPSRALIQESIYDKFMERVLERVKAIKLGNPLDSDVMMGAQASNEQMEKILSYLEIGKEEGAECLIGGERNMMDGDLADGYYIQPTIFKGHNKMRIFQEEIFGPVLSVTTFKDDAEALAIANDTLYGLGAGVWTRDMNRAYRFGREIQAGRVWINCYHSYPAHAAFGGYKMSGIGRENHKMMLGHYQRTKNMLVSYSEQKLGFF; from the coding sequence ATGATTTATGAAGTACCGAACTCAGCAGGAACAAAAGTACAGTTTAAGGACCGTTACGACAACTTTATTAACGGAAAGTGGACCGCACCGGCTGGTGGGGAATACTTTGAAAACACATCTCCTGTAAATGGGAAAGTACTATGTGAAGTCGCCCGCTCAACGAAAGAGGATGTTGAACTCGCTTTGGATGCCGCTCATGCAGCCAAAGACGATTGGGGCAAAACGTCCGTCGCGGAACGTTCTATCATCTTAAATAAAATCGCCGATCGCATGGAAGAGAATCTCGAGATGCTCGCGTATGCAGAAACGTGGGAGAACGGTAAAGCAGTACGAGAAACACTTAATGCCGACCTTCCTCTCGCGATCGACCACTTCCGTTACTTCGCCGGTGTGATTCGTTCACAAGAAGGCGGAATCAGTGAACTCGACAACGATACAGTCGCTTATCACTTCCATGAGCCGCTCGGCGTTGTCGCTCAAATCATTCCGTGGAACTTCCCGATTTTAATGGCTGTCTGGAAACTCGCTCCGGCGCTCGCAGCCGGAAACTGTGTCGTGTTAAAACCAGCCGAACAAACACCTTCTTCCATCATGGTCCTCATGGAACTCATTGAAGACTTATTACCACCAGGCGTCCTCAACATCATCAACGGTTTCGGACTTGAAGCAGGGAAACCACTCGCATCGAGCAATCGTATCGATAAAGTCGCTTTCACGGGTGAAACGACGACGGGTCGCCTCATCATGCAGTACGCTTCTCAAAACATCATCCCCGTCACACTCGAGCTCGGTGGGAAATCTCCGAACATCTTCTTCGCGGATATCATGGAAGCGGATGATGATTTCTTTGATAAAGCGATCGAAGGCCTCGTCATGTTCGCGTTGAACCAAGGGGAAGTATGTACGTGCCCATCCCGCGCGTTGATTCAAGAATCCATCTATGACAAATTCATGGAGCGTGTGCTAGAGCGCGTCAAAGCGATCAAACTCGGGAACCCGCTCGATTCTGACGTCATGATGGGTGCACAAGCTTCGAACGAACAGATGGAGAAAATCCTCTCTTATCTTGAAATCGGGAAAGAGGAAGGCGCAGAGTGCTTAATCGGTGGCGAACGTAACATGATGGACGGAGACCTGGCGGATGGTTATTACATTCAACCGACCATCTTCAAAGGTCATAACAAGATGCGCATCTTCCAAGAAGAGATTTTCGGACCGGTCTTATCGGTGACGACGTTCAAAGATGATGCGGAAGCACTCGCTATCGCGAACGATACGCTCTACGGTCTTGGGGCAGGCGTGTGGACACGTGACATGAACCGTGCCTATCGCTTTGGTCGTGAAATCCAAGCAGGTCGCGTCTGGATCAACTGCTACCATTCATATCCGGCACACGCTGCGTTCGGCGGCTATAAAATGTCTGGGATTGGACGCGAGAACCATAAGATGATGCTCGGTCATTATCAACGGACGAAAAACATGCTCGTCAGCTACAGCGAACAGAAGCTCGGGTTCTTCTAA
- a CDS encoding DUF779 domain-containing protein produces the protein MVKRVEATPAALELIERLKSKHGPLLFHQSGGCCDGSSPMCFPRDEFMVGDHDVLLGEIGETPFYIHEKQYDYWKHTQLIIDVVDGRGGMFSLEGVEGKRFLGRSRVFTEEERKALKQNTPRSR, from the coding sequence ATGGTGAAACGAGTCGAGGCCACCCCCGCCGCGCTCGAACTGATCGAACGCCTGAAATCGAAACACGGTCCCCTCCTCTTTCATCAGTCTGGAGGATGCTGTGATGGAAGTTCACCCATGTGCTTTCCACGCGACGAGTTCATGGTGGGCGATCATGATGTGCTCCTCGGCGAAATCGGCGAGACACCGTTCTATATCCATGAGAAACAATACGATTATTGGAAACATACACAACTAATCATCGATGTGGTCGATGGTCGAGGCGGTATGTTCTCACTCGAAGGTGTCGAAGGGAAACGATTTTTAGGACGTTCTCGAGTCTTTACAGAAGAAGAGCGTAAAGCGCTAAAACAAAACACCCCGCGCTCACGATGA
- a CDS encoding metal-dependent hydrolase, which produces MDTATHIGMGLGLSAIATLSPEVSGDAQMFLAMTATALVGSHAPDFDTVFKLKGNSTYLRQHRGRSHGITALLAWPIIVSAVIGTVLGVNPASLWVMAQIAVLLHVTVDLFNAYGTQALQPFSKKWIGWGVIGTFDPYLFSAYYGAYALWMITGATVPIFALLIALVISYYAIQFKLRNRALATVARHFAGAHELFISPGIGWDDWHVAVRFRDGLGAVKVKKGKVIECGRFRDKPMPGEEDLHFVEARKNADLQAFLEFSKIHTYTVTRHNGMIEYRFTNLRYFSKNMYPFVAVVIVDEQSNEVLSSFTGWVFSEDSLQKKLVYEQ; this is translated from the coding sequence TTGGATACTGCGACACACATTGGTATGGGACTTGGTTTAAGTGCCATCGCGACACTCAGCCCGGAAGTGTCAGGTGATGCACAAATGTTTCTGGCCATGACAGCGACGGCTCTCGTCGGCTCGCATGCACCAGACTTCGACACCGTCTTTAAGTTAAAAGGAAATAGTACGTATTTACGCCAGCATCGTGGTCGTTCACACGGAATAACCGCACTTCTTGCTTGGCCAATCATTGTCAGTGCCGTCATCGGGACGGTCCTTGGCGTCAATCCCGCTTCCTTATGGGTAATGGCACAAATTGCCGTGTTACTACATGTCACGGTCGACTTGTTCAACGCTTACGGAACGCAAGCGCTGCAGCCATTTTCGAAAAAATGGATTGGTTGGGGCGTCATCGGAACGTTCGATCCGTACTTGTTCTCTGCTTATTATGGTGCATATGCATTATGGATGATAACCGGTGCGACTGTCCCTATTTTTGCATTGCTCATTGCGCTTGTCATCAGTTACTATGCAATTCAGTTTAAATTGCGTAACCGTGCGCTCGCTACAGTAGCAAGACACTTTGCTGGTGCACACGAGTTATTCATCTCGCCAGGAATCGGTTGGGATGACTGGCATGTCGCCGTGCGTTTCCGTGACGGTCTCGGAGCTGTCAAAGTAAAGAAAGGGAAAGTCATCGAGTGTGGTCGCTTTCGCGATAAACCGATGCCAGGGGAAGAAGACCTTCATTTCGTAGAGGCTCGAAAAAATGCAGATTTGCAGGCGTTCCTCGAGTTTTCCAAAATTCATACGTACACTGTGACACGCCATAACGGAATGATTGAATACCGTTTCACGAACTTACGGTATTTCTCGAAAAATATGTATCCGTTCGTCGCTGTCGTCATCGTAGACGAGCAGTCGAATGAGGTCTTGTCTTCATTCACTGGATGGGTATTCAGCGAAGACAGTCTCCAGAAAAAATTAGTATATGAACAATAA
- a CDS encoding YceI family protein, translated as MAKTYQVDQAHSSITFTVKHMMISKVKGEFKEFDIKANGEPNDLANASVKVTIQAVSIDTNNTDRDNHLRSGDFFNAEEYPHLVFHSTSFRSKGGGEFELTGDLTIRGTTREETFEVEYEGSAKDPWGNMKHAFSGEGSLNREDYGLTWNQALEAGGVLVDKKVKFEFELQFTEVEA; from the coding sequence ATGGCTAAGACATATCAAGTTGACCAGGCGCATAGTTCAATCACATTTACTGTCAAACATATGATGATTTCAAAAGTGAAGGGCGAGTTCAAAGAATTTGATATTAAGGCAAATGGTGAGCCGAACGATCTAGCGAATGCGAGTGTGAAGGTGACGATTCAGGCAGTATCGATCGACACCAACAACACGGATCGGGATAACCACCTCCGTTCAGGCGATTTTTTCAACGCCGAGGAGTATCCGCATCTCGTCTTTCATTCGACTTCTTTCCGTTCAAAAGGGGGCGGAGAATTCGAATTGACAGGGGATTTGACGATTCGAGGAACGACGCGGGAAGAAACGTTTGAAGTGGAGTATGAAGGAAGCGCAAAAGATCCGTGGGGCAACATGAAGCACGCTTTCTCCGGTGAAGGTTCGCTCAACCGTGAGGACTATGGATTGACGTGGAACCAAGCGCTCGAGGCGGGCGGCGTCCTCGTCGACAAGAAAGTCAAATTTGAGTTCGAGCTTCAGTTCACTGAAGTTGAGGCATAA
- a CDS encoding ABC transporter substrate-binding protein, protein MKKIVIMLAVPLVVSFGLLLWIQQLNAAQGFGGDNTLVVYNWGDYIDEDLIGEFEEQSGLKVVYQTFDSNEAMLTKIEQGGTAFDVAVPSDYAISKMIEEDLLLPIDYDKLENFDNIDPRFLDKSFDPGNKYSVPYFWGTVGIVYNPELVDEEITSWNDLWEMPLENDILLADGTREVMGFGLNSLGYSLNTTNKDELIEAEQKLETLWPNIKAIVGDEIKMLMANREAAAAVVWSGDASEIMYENEELTYVIPEEGTNLWFDNLVIPSTAQNVDGAHEFIDFMLDAEIAARNTDYVGYSTPNDAALDFLDEEVTSDERFYPSRDVTQELEVYENLGKRMNAYYNELYLRFKMQSK, encoded by the coding sequence ATGAAAAAAATAGTCATCATGCTGGCTGTGCCATTGGTTGTCAGCTTTGGTCTCCTTCTTTGGATTCAGCAACTGAACGCTGCGCAAGGGTTTGGTGGCGACAATACGCTTGTCGTCTATAACTGGGGAGACTATATCGATGAGGATTTGATTGGGGAGTTCGAAGAGCAGAGCGGGTTGAAGGTCGTCTATCAAACATTCGACTCGAACGAAGCGATGCTCACGAAAATTGAGCAAGGTGGTACGGCCTTCGACGTCGCTGTCCCTTCAGACTATGCGATTAGTAAGATGATTGAAGAGGATTTGCTCCTTCCAATCGACTACGACAAGCTCGAGAATTTTGATAACATCGACCCACGCTTCCTCGATAAATCGTTCGACCCGGGTAACAAGTACTCGGTCCCTTACTTCTGGGGAACGGTCGGGATCGTCTATAATCCTGAATTAGTTGACGAAGAAATCACATCGTGGAACGACTTATGGGAGATGCCGCTTGAGAACGATATCCTCCTTGCGGACGGAACACGAGAAGTGATGGGCTTCGGTTTGAACTCGCTAGGTTATTCGCTCAATACGACGAACAAAGATGAGTTGATTGAAGCGGAGCAAAAGTTAGAAACGCTTTGGCCAAACATTAAAGCCATTGTCGGAGATGAGATTAAAATGTTGATGGCAAACCGTGAAGCGGCAGCGGCCGTCGTCTGGTCCGGTGACGCCTCAGAAATCATGTATGAGAACGAAGAACTGACATATGTCATTCCGGAAGAAGGCACGAATCTTTGGTTCGATAACCTCGTCATTCCAAGTACGGCACAAAACGTGGACGGTGCGCACGAGTTTATCGACTTCATGTTAGATGCTGAGATCGCGGCGCGTAACACGGATTATGTGGGCTATTCGACTCCGAACGATGCCGCTCTCGACTTTTTGGATGAGGAAGTGACATCAGATGAACGATTCTATCCGTCTCGCGACGTGACGCAAGAACTCGAAGTATATGAAAATCTAGGGAAGCGGATGAACGCTTACTATAACGAATTGTATTTACGATTTAAAATGCAGAGTAAATGA